Genomic DNA from Bacteroides zhangwenhongii:
CGATGCAGAAAACGGAGATCCAATTATCGGAGCATCCATTGTACTGAAAGGACAAAAAGAAGGAGGTACGATTACTGACTTGGACGGTAATTTTTCCATCTCCATCACAGGCACAAAAGCGTTACTCGAGATCAGCTACATCGGTTATAAAAAGAAAACAGTCGATGTAGGTGATTTGGGTGTCATCAATGTAAAACTGGAATCGGACAACCAGCTGCTGAATGAAGTCGTGGTAGTAGGCGCAGGTACTCAGAAAAAGGTCAGCGTGACAGGCTCTATCACAAGCGTGAAAGGTATGACCCTAAAAGCGCCCAGTTCTTCACTTACCTCTTCTTTTGCCGGCAAACTGTCGGGAGTCATCTCCATGACAAAATCCGGTGAGCCGGGTGCCGCTTCCGAATTCTACATCCGTGGTGTCAGCACTTTTGGAGGGCGTGCCACACCGCTGATTCTCTTGGATGATGTGGAAATCTCCACTGCCGACTTAAACAATCTCCCCGCCGAAACCATTGAAAGCTTCTCTATCTTGAAAGATGCTTCGGCAACCGCCATCTACGGTGCGCGTGGTGCGAACGGTGTGATGTTGATTACGACCAAGACCGGTAAAGAAAATGAAAAGACACGTATCAACGTGACTATCGAGAATTCTTTCAACAAACCGATGAATATGCCGGAGTTCGTGGACGGAGCTACTTGGATGGAACTATACAATGAAGCGCAGACCACCCGCAGCCCGCAGTCTACCCCTAAATACACACAACAAGTGATTGACAATACACGCAATCATGTCAACCCGTACGTATATCCCGACGTAGACTGGCAAGATATGATTTTCAAGAAAATGAACATGAACCAACGTATAAATGTCAACATCTCCGGTGGTGGCAGCAAGGCTTCTTACTATATGAGCTTGCAAGCGAACCACGATACTGGTCTTCTAAACACGAAGAAAGTATATTCCTATAATAACAACATCAACAATTGGGGATACAATTTCCAGAACAATATTTCATATAAGGTTACCCCGACTACAAAAATCGACCTGCACATGAATGCGCAGATCCATAGTCAGAAAGGGCCTAATTACAGTACTTCCAGTCTGTTCGCCATGATGTTGTCCACCAATCCCGTATACTTTCCAGCCACATTCCCCGCACAAGAGGGTGACAAGCATATCCGTTTCGGTAATGCACGCTGGGCAGGTTCGAGTCTGCGTACCAATCCATACGCCTATATGTTGAGCTCATTCAAAGAAAATAATGAGAACACGCTGAACACTTCTTTGAAAATCAACCAGAAACTAGACTTCATCACTAAAGGTCTGAGCATTCAGGCAATGGTGAACTGGAAAAACTGGTCATCATCCAATTACAGCCGCAGCATTAATCCCTACTATTATGGAGTGAAAAGCGGCAGTTATAACCCCGCCAACCCGACCGACTACGAGCTGGAAGCACTGAATACCGACGGAACCGATTATTTGGCTACTTCCGCTATCGGCAAATCTTCCGACCAGACATTCTATATGGATGCCCGCTTGAACTACGACCGTCAATTTGACCTGCATCACGTCACCGGTATGTTGATGTATATGCAGCGTGAATACCGCAGCGATGTATTGCCACAACGCAACCAGGGTATTTCCGGACGCTTTACTTACGATTACGGCCAACGTTATCTCGTTGAGTTGAACTTCGGTTACAACGGTACGGAACGTCTGGCAAAGAAAAGCCGTTTTGAATTCTTCCCTGCCGTTTCTTTAGGTTGGGTAATCAGTAACGAAGCATTCTTCGAGCCGCTAACAGACGCCATCAGTAACTTGAAAGTCAGAGGTTCATACGGTCTGGTAGGTAGCGATGAAACCGGTATGGGTGCCGGAGCGCAACACTTTCTTTACATCGACCAGGTATACCTTAACAACATAGGATTCACCACAGGCGTAGACATGAACTACACGCTGAGCGGACCGCAGATGATTACATACGCCGTACAAAACGCCAGCTGGGAACGTGTGAAAAAGCTCGACATCGGTCTCGACATCGAACTGTTGCGTCAGATAACCATTACCACCGACTATTTCAAAGAACGTCGTTATAATATTTTGTTGAACCGGGAGGCATGGCCGGAATCACTGGCATACTATACCGCCAAACCCTGGAGCAACAAAGGTAAGGTAG
This window encodes:
- a CDS encoding TonB-dependent receptor, which produces MRKIQISYRQRYLKYIVLLLLFYPLSVLGAQSKIAVKGQSITIKQAIQLIEKSSNYIFFYNAADLKNTTSKNINCEGSIEDVLAVVFNGSGITYMIKGNEIILKASKVEASQQTKKKRTVTGTVIDAENGDPIIGASIVLKGQKEGGTITDLDGNFSISITGTKALLEISYIGYKKKTVDVGDLGVINVKLESDNQLLNEVVVVGAGTQKKVSVTGSITSVKGMTLKAPSSSLTSSFAGKLSGVISMTKSGEPGAASEFYIRGVSTFGGRATPLILLDDVEISTADLNNLPAETIESFSILKDASATAIYGARGANGVMLITTKTGKENEKTRINVTIENSFNKPMNMPEFVDGATWMELYNEAQTTRSPQSTPKYTQQVIDNTRNHVNPYVYPDVDWQDMIFKKMNMNQRINVNISGGGSKASYYMSLQANHDTGLLNTKKVYSYNNNINNWGYNFQNNISYKVTPTTKIDLHMNAQIHSQKGPNYSTSSLFAMMLSTNPVYFPATFPAQEGDKHIRFGNARWAGSSLRTNPYAYMLSSFKENNENTLNTSLKINQKLDFITKGLSIQAMVNWKNWSSSNYSRSINPYYYGVKSGSYNPANPTDYELEALNTDGTDYLATSAIGKSSDQTFYMDARLNYDRQFDLHHVTGMLMYMQREYRSDVLPQRNQGISGRFTYDYGQRYLVELNFGYNGTERLAKKSRFEFFPAVSLGWVISNEAFFEPLTDAISNLKVRGSYGLVGSDETGMGAGAQHFLYIDQVYLNNIGFTTGVDMNYTLSGPQMITYAVQNASWERVKKLDIGLDIELLRQITITTDYFKERRYNILLNREAWPESLAYYTAKPWSNKGKVDNWGFEVSLNWHKEIIKDLFIDFRGNFTYTENKYVDLDEPIYPYVWKTSTGKPLSRTTGYVAEGLFQSQEEIDNSPEQNLGSVVKPGDIKYRDINGDGKIDSNDEVMLSPYGSTPRIQYGLGLNITYKKFDFGVFFNGSAKRKIMVSGVTPFGESDYNVMKFIANERWTEANPNPNATYPRLGLVSSQTANNNVSSSYWMRNGNFLRFKTLEFGYNFGYGRVYLSGDNLAVFSPFKLWDPELSYNSYPLQRTFNVGVQLNF